A genomic region of Haliotis asinina isolate JCU_RB_2024 chromosome 1, JCU_Hal_asi_v2, whole genome shotgun sequence contains the following coding sequences:
- the LOC137262480 gene encoding sialic acid-binding Ig-like lectin 5 has translation MSPSECSSSSRSLPPDHHPLTMTYIWMRDIALLESGDESPTGGDDLTITHASRENQGDTYSCQAVEEGLESDWSHGHVLDVLYGPWQIQFDDTRDKLEVEEVKPVTVRCSADHNPACTVTWWDTSRQMAITGHRKAVLSIPAVDMSVSGQYTCHVNNSHGNASRSLTLEVFSRASTDSGNMLCNRICKIQDYI, from the exons ATGTCACCCTCAGaatgctcctcctcctcccggAGTCTACCCCCGGACCATCACCCACTGACCATGACCTACATCTGGATGAGGGACATAGCCCTGCTAGAATCTGGTGATGAGTCTCCTACAGGTGGAGATGACCTGACAATAACCCACGCCAGCAGAGAGAACCAGGGAGACACCTACAGTTGCCAGGCTGTGGAGGAGGGGCTGGAGTCTGACTGGAGTCACGGACATGTACTGGATGTCCTTT ATGGACCTTGGCAGATACAGTTTGACGACACAAGGGACAAGCTGGAGGTAGAAGAAGTGAAACCTGTGACAGTGAGATGTTCTGCTGACCATAACCCTGCCTGCACTGTAACCTGGTGGGACACATCCAGACAGATGGCGATTACAGGACACAGGAAGGCTGTGTTGTCTATACCAGCTGTAGATATGTCTGTGTCTGGACAGTACACGTGTCACGTCAACAACAGCCATGGGAATGCATCACGCAGCCTGACTCTAGAGGTCTTCAGTAGGGCTTCCACAGATTCCGGAAACATGCTTTGTAACAGAATATGTAAAATTCAAGATTATATTTGA